A window of the Oryza brachyantha chromosome 5, ObraRS2, whole genome shotgun sequence genome harbors these coding sequences:
- the LOC102714099 gene encoding uncharacterized protein LOC102714099 has translation MSSSHVAVAAPDPGGDGGLGEPKQEARPVVVVAAAAAVAAPAAGDAEVGLGGSGSAPAEEDADVTMTEAVEEVGVAAEAEAEAEAEAEAEAEAEAAVAGDAASDPMYATESAAMVVDEPVDGARAQDGDSGKENLETEARVLQNETATKPVPAGDDAIASEAAEAPCSDAPEHAGAGAESNKVEENHSNRGKDNGVAHTDEEMQNNVIADVEGSSKIQEDNGAPTLEQHDDGSEMPLPSSVANFALCARYSLPPLDKGDFRVSDLVWGKVKSHPWWPGEIFDPSDASELALKHQKKGSHLIAYFGDNTFAWCDESQLKPFVANYSQMEKQSSSDAFVSSVNYALEELSRRILSGMSCSCLPEELSDNGMSYMVENAGLKDGVTCSAVNRSEILSCFSSENLLNYVKSLALFPGQGGDLLELVIACSQLTSFYRSKGCPELASFQTGNAWVENGMDSSPIKDVVIDEVVTNEERPAHDKPKRGRGRPRKQKPEDSVELTEKKTTSNFSTDNAFDHPAERQMDMDFDDFDGIQSKKKRSLDSFEDPETKTTTPTFGSSFKIGECIRRAASQLTGSSSIVKSQNEPMPLKNITETENGDFDVSSDDAINELSVEKRAKRRRMHRHHNADPKELLSQLCSVAAEPMNGYSFSAMIINYFSDYRNYVVSTTTEANIVEKTTAKRGRKRKVLPSPEVETTDHMQDSYWSGLSLHNHPINDLRRASTSTRPRRRRRSSRETYFHAQQNLHHGLLSPKKQIQVVERSIIHVDEKIVDEVKPTALVLSFGRSTALPSESDLIKMFGRYGPLKESETEVHTSSNTVKVVFKKRADAERAFSFAGKFSTFGPSLRSYRLVNMPFFLKSQPNNPEANPEYYGLEIPGPSESKVPLDAAQADQVDKTDDKIEDKSTTEVLAGEKGNGISTSGALDEKTENATTEAVAAETTGAEITAEVHVEETTMTEKIVEDKELAEETMTEKIVEDKELTEETTEGESKAEVQVEETTAPEKSEDKAVLEETTKGEATAQVLEESITTEKTVEDNTIVEGTTECETTAEVHMEEAAAIDKSVEEVHVEETITTEKTVGTEALAETTKGEITPEVHVEEPTTTKKTVEDTTVEAPHEKTKTANDPVEDATVEEPDKKSTTNDPVEDVTVEEPDKKTGADDPADDATVEEPDKKSTTNDPVEDVTVEEPDKKTGADDPADDATVEEPDKKSTTNDPVEDVTVEEPDKKTGADDPADDATVEEPDKETMAAGITEEGATVEAPDENTMTTEGATVEAPDENTMTMEGDTVEAPDENTITMEGAPDENTMTTEGATVEAPDENIMTTEDAAVESLDENTMTMEGAMVKAQDENTMTMEGATVEAPNENTMTTKGATVEALDENTMTTEEAVQNPMVEEGGTKTAAAEETVDCATAVEAPAGQASATELTG, from the exons ATGAGCTCGAGCCACGTGGCTGTCGCGGCCCCGGATCCGGGGGGTGACGGGGGACTCGGCGAGCCGAAGCAGGAGGCGCGTCCCGTGGTggtggttgctgctgctgctgctgttgccgcCCCTGCcgcgggcgacgcggaggtGGGCTTGGGTGGCAGCGGCTCGGCGCCCGCAGAGGAGGACGCTGATGTGACGATGACGGAGGCCGTGGAGGAGGTTGGGGTCGCTgctgaggcggaggcggaagcggaggcggaggcggaagcggAAGCGGAAGCGGAGGCTGCTGTGGCGGGTGATGCGGCTAGTGATCCGATGTATGCAACGGAGTCAGCTGCTATGGTTGTGGATGAACCCGTTGATGGTGCACGAGCGCAAGATGGAGACAGTGGCAAGGAGAATTTGGAAACGGAGGCTAGGGTTTTGCAGAATGAGACTGCAACGAAGCCTGTTCCGGCAGGAGACGATGCCATTGCTTCTGAAGCAGCGGAAGCACCTTGTTCTGACGCTCCTGAACATGCTGGAGCTGGAGCCG AATCCAATAAAGTCGAAGAAAATCATTCCAATAGAGGAAAAGATAATGGCGTGGCACACACTGACGAGGAAATGCAGAATAATGTGATTGCTGATGTTGAGGGGAGCTCCAAGATCCAAGAAGATAATGGAGCTCCCACCCTAGAGCAGCATGATGATGGATCTGAAATGCCCTTGCCTTCTAGTGTGGCGAATTTTGCACTTTGTGCGAGATACAGCCTTCCTCCTCTGGATAAAGGCGACTTTCGAGTTTCTGACCTTGTTTGGGGTAAAGTAAAAAGCCATCCTTGGTGGCCTGGTGAGATCTTTGACCCTTCAGATGCGTCTGAGTTGGCTTTGAAGCACCAGAAGAAGGGCAGCCATTTGATAGCATATTTTGGTGACAATACTTTTGCATGGTGCGATGAATCCCAATTGAAGCCTTTCGTAGCAAACTATTCGCAAATGGAGAAACAGAGCAGTTCAGATGCCTTTGTTAGTTCAGTTAATTATGCCCTTGAAGAACTCTCGAGGCGGATATTGTCTGGAATGAGCTGTTCTTGTTTACCAGAAGAGCTATCTGACAATGGAATGTCTTATATGGTTGAGAATGCTGGGCTCAAGGATGGAGTTACTTGCTCTGCAGTTAACCGGTCTGAGATCTTATCATGTTTCAGTTCAGAAAATCTTCTTAATTATGTTAAGTCTTTGGCTCTGTTCCCTGGTCAAGGGGGTGACTTACTGGAATTAGTGATAGCTTGTTCTCAACTTACATCTTTTTATAGATCTAAGGGATGCCCTGAACTTGCATCATTCCAAACTGGCAACGCATGGGTTGAGAATGGCATGGACAGTTCTCCCATTAAGGATGTAGTGATTGATGAAGTTGTCACTAATGAAGAGCGTCCTGCTCATGATAAGCCCAAAAGAGGCAGGGGGCGACCTCGTAAACAGAAGCCTGAGGATAGTGTAGAGCTGACAGAGAAAAAGACAACATCCAATTTCTCTACTGATAATGCTTTTGATCATCCTGCAGAAAGGCAGATGGATATGGACTTTGATGATTTTGATGGCATACAgagcaagaaaaaaagaagcctTGACTCGTTTGAAGATCCTGAGACCAAGACGACGACTCCAACTTTTGGTAGTTCTTTCAAAATTGGGGAATGCATTCGGCGAGCTGCAAGCCAGCTGACAGGATCCTCATCTATTGTAAAGTCCCAGAATGAACCAATGCCTCTTAAGAATATTACTGAAACAGAAAACGGAGATTTTGATGTCTCTAGTGACGATGCTATCAATGAACTTAGTGTGGAGAAGCGTGCCAAAAGGAGACGGATGCATAGGCACCACAACGCAGATCCCAAGGAATTATTGTCGCAGCTGTGCTCGGTAGCTGCGGAGCCAATGAATGGATATAGTTTCTCAGCaatgataattaattacttcAGTGACTACAGGAATTATGTTGTTTCTACTACTACTGAAGCAAATATCGTTGAGAAAACTACCGcaaaaagggggagaaagcgAAAGGTTTTACCTTCTCCTGAGGTGGAGACAACTGATCACATGCAGGATTCCTACTGGTCTGGCTTGAGTTTGCATAATCATCCAATTAATGACCTCAGAAGGGCTAGTACTAGCACAAGGCCAAGGCGCAGGAGGAGATCATCACGGGAAACATATTTCCATGCACAGCAAAATCTACATCATGGACTTTTGAGTCCTAAGAAACAGATACAGGTGGTAGAAAGATCAATTATCCATGTTGATGAAAAGATTGTTGATGAGGTCAAGCCCACTGCACTTGTTTTGAGCTTTGGTAGGTCAACTGCACTTCCTTCTGAAAGTGATCTGATTAAGATGTTTGGTCGCTATGGGCCACTGAAAGAATCTGAGACTGAAGTTCACACCAGCTCAAATACTGTTAAAGTCGTCTTCAAGAAACGTGCTGATGCTGAAAGGGCTTTCAGTTTTGCTGGCAAGTTTAGCACATTTGGTCCTTCACTCCGCAGTTATCGTCTTGTGAATATGCCATTTTTTCTCAAGTCACAACCCAATAATCCAGAGGCAAACCCTGAGTACTATGGCCTGGAGATTCCAG GTCCAAGTGAGTCCAAAGTTCCACTGGATGCTGCACAAGCTGATCAAGTTGACAAAACTGATGACAAAATAGAAGATAAATCTACCACCGAAGTACTGGCTGGGGAGAAGGGAAATGGTATAAGTACATCTGGAGCATTAGATGAGAAAACAGAAAACGCTACTACTGAAGCAGTAGCTGCTGAGACAACTGGAGCTGAAATTACAGCTGAAGTTCACGTTGAGGAAACTACAATGACTGAGAAAATTGTAGAGGATAAAGAACTAGCTGAGGAGACAATGACTGAGAAAATTGTAGAGGATAAAGAACTAACTGAGGAGACAACGGAAGGTGAAAGTAAAGCTGAAGTACAAGTTGAGGAAACTACAGCACCTGAGAAGTCTGAGGATAAAGCAGTACTTGAGGAGACAACAAAAGGTGAAGCTACAGCCCAAGTACTCGAGGAAAGTATAACCACTGAGAAAACTGTAGAGGATAATACCATAGTTGAGGGGACAACAGAATGCGAAACTACAGCTGAAGTACACATGGAGGAAGCTGCAGCAATTGATAAATCTGTAGAGGAAGTACACGTTGAGGAAACTATAACAACAGAGAAAACTGTGGGGACCGAAGCACTAGCTGAGACAACAAAAGGTGAAATTACACCTGAAGTACATGTTGAGGAACCTACAACAACCAAGAAAACTGTAGAGGATACAACAGTCGAGGCACCACATGAGAAAACTAAAACTGCCAATGATCCTGTAGAAGATGCCACCGTTGAAGAGCCAGATAAGAAAAGTACAACCAATGATCCTGTAGAGGATGTGACCGTTGAAGAACCAGATAAGAAAACTGGAGCCGATGATCCTGCAGATGATGCCACCGTTGAAGAGCCAGATAAGAAAAGTACAACCAATGATCCTGTAGAGGATGTGACCGTTGAAGAACCAGATAAGAAAACTGGAGCCGATGATCCTGCAGATGATGCCACCGTTGAAGAGCCAGATAAGAAAAGTACAACCAATGATCCTGTAGAGGATGTGACCGTTGAAGAACCAGATAAGAAAACTGGAGCCGATGATCCTGCAGATGATGCCACCGTTGAAGAGCCAGATAAGGAAACTATGGCAGCTGGAATAACCGAAGAGGGTGCCACGGTCGAAGCACCAGATGAGAATACCATGACAACGGAGGGTGCCACAGTTGAAGCACCAGATGAGAATACCATGACAATGGAGGGTGACACGGTCGAAGCACCAGATGAGAATACCATAACAATGGAGGGTGCACCAGATGAGAATACCATGACAACGGAAGGTGCCACGGTCGAAGCACCAGACGAGAATATCATGACAACGGAGGATGCCGCAGTCGAATCGCTAGACGAGAATACCATGACAATGGAGGGTGCCATGGTCAAAGCGCAAGACGAGAATACCATGACAATGGAGGGTGCCACGGTCGAAGCGCCAAACGAGAATACCATGACAACTAAGGGTGCCACGGTCGAAGCACTAGACGAGAATACCATGACAACTGAAGAAGCTGTACAGAATCCCATGGTTGAAGAAGGTGGTACTAAAACTGCCGCTGCTGAGGAAACTGTAGATTGTGCTACTGCTGTTGAGGCTCCGGCTGGACAAGCAAGTGCAACTGAGCTGACCGGCTAA
- the LOC102714378 gene encoding nuclear transcription factor Y subunit B-3 has protein sequence MADAPGSPGGGGGSHESGSPRGGGGGGGGGGGVREQDRFLPIANISRIMKKAIPANGKIAKDAKETVQECVSEFISFITSEASDKCQREKRKTINGDDLLWAMATLGFEDYIEPLKAYLQKYREMEGDSKLTAKAGDGSVKKDVLGSHGGSSSSAQGMGQQGAYNQGMGYMQPQYHNGDVSN, from the exons ATGGCGGACGCGCCGGGGAGCcccgggggaggagggggcagCCACGAGAGCGGGAGCCCGAgggggggcggcgggggagggggaggcgggggAGGGGTCAGGGAGCAGGATAGGTTCCTCCCCATCGCGAACATCAGCCGTATCATGAAGAAGGCCATCCCGGCCAACGGGAAGATCGCCAAGGACGCCAAGGAGACCGTGCAGGAGTGCGTCTCCGAGTTCATCTCCTTCATCACCAGCGA GGCGAGCGATAAATGCCAGAGGGAGAAGCGCAAGACCATCAACGGCGACGACCTGCTGTGGGCGATGGCCACGTTGGGTTTTGAGGACTACATCGAACCCCTCAAGGCCTACCTGCAAAAGTACAGGGAG ATGGAG GGTGATAGTAAATTAACTGCAAAGGCTGGTGATGGCTCTGTGAAAAAGGATGTACTTGGTTCTCATGGAGGAAGCAGTTCAAGTGCGCAAGGG ATGGGCCAACAAGGAGCATACAACCAAGGAATGGGTTATATGCAGCCTCAG TATCATAATGGGGATGTCTCAAACTGA